Genomic DNA from uncultured Methanospirillum sp.:
CGGGTGAGAACTCAGCCTCTATCATCGGGACTTCACCAAGGTACACAAGACCGGTGGTCCCGTCGATGGTGATGAGGTCACCTTCGCAGAACTCGGTATCCCCGACCCGTGCAACCTTCAGGTGGATATCAACGGTGATACCTTCAGCACCCGACACACAGGGTTTTCCCATACCCCGGGCTACCACGGCAGCATGCGATGTCTTTCCTCCTCTGCTGGTCAGGATGCCCTGGGATGCAAAGAAACCATGGATGTCTTCAGGCTTGGTCTCTTCCCTGACAAGAATGATTCGCTCCCCGGTTCTGCCAAGTTTTTCTGCCCGGTCTGCATCAAAGACGGCGATACCGATTGCAGCACCGGGTGATGCAGGCAGGCCTTTTGCCACCGGTTTGCTCGTGTTCTTTGGATCCAGGCGGGGGAAGAGGAGCTGGTTCAGCATCTCGGGGTTGATCCTGAGCAGAGCCTGGCGCTTGTCGATAAGACCTGCCTTCTCCATCTCAACAGACGTGCGGACGAGTGCGGTTGCATTCATCTTTCCGTTTCTGGTCTGCAGGCAGTAGAGAGTACCTTTCTCGATGGTGTACTCAAAGTCCTGCACTTCCTTATAATGGGCTTCGAGTTTACGGCGGAGCTCCATCAACTCATTAAAGAGCTTAGGTAGTTCCTCTGCCATGGCAGCAACAGGTTTTGGCGTTCTGATACCTGCGACCACATCCTCTCCCTGGGCATTAACCAGGTACTCACCGAACATCACGTTCTCGCCGGTCCCTGGATCACGGGTAAACCCGACACCTGTTGCCGAGTCATTGCCCATGTTTCCGAAGACCATCGCGACCACGTTCACGGCGGTCCCGTTTGCCTGCTCGGGTGTGATCCTGAACTCCCGCCGGTAGTCTACCGCACGCTTGCCCATCCAGGAGTTGAAGACTGCCTTGATGGCGATCTCCAGCTGTTCATAGGGGTCTGTCGGGAATGGTTTGTGGGTGCAGAGCTGGACAACCTTAAGAAAGCGTTCACAGATCTCGCTTAAGTCGCTCGCAGCGAGATCCACGTCATGCCTGACACCCGCCTTCTGCTTGACAGCCTCGAACTCGGCATCAAACTTCTCTTCAGGAACATTGAGTGCAACCTTACCAAAGAGCTGAATAAATCTGCGGTATGCATCATACCCGAACCGATCATTGCCGGTCCCGTTAATCAACCCGAGCAGGGTCTGGTTGTTGAGACCAAGGTTGAGGATCGTGTCCATCATACCAGGCATGGAGATCGCAGAACCTGACCTAACCGAGACCAGAAGAGGTTTTTCTCTCCCGCCAAATGTTCGCCCGGTCTTCTTCTCAACTGCTGCCAGGTTTGAATGCACCTGATCCATAACACCCTCTGGCAACTTGCGTTCCGGGTCAGCGAGAAAGGCCAGGCACGCCTCGGTTGTGATAACAAAACCCGGAGGTACATTCAGGTCTATCTGCGTCATCTCACAGAGGTTGGCACCTTTGCCTCCGAGGAGTTTCTTGTTCTTACCATCGCCTTCGGTAAAGTCGTACACCCATTTCCTGCTCATATTACTCCCTTGTCATCTGTAAGATCGTGTAATTATATCGGTACGGAAAATCTGTCACTGGCAAGAAGGAAGGCAGAAGATAACGATCTCCAGCCGGAGAGATCTTCAGCCATGATATCAGATACCTGAAGCAGCACTGCAGAAAATTGAGTACCCCTGTCTGCTGCAGATAATAATGCAGGGATGACGCCAGGTGAAATACCGGTGTAATCCTGGTGTCCGGCCGGGTTAATCCCTGCATGGGTAGATATGTGATCGATCTTGATCTCACGTCTGCTATAGGCTCATCATAGAACCATATAACCCTTTCAATTTATGGCCCGGTTATCAGAGTGGGATGTGACTGTTCTGCCCGAACGACTGAACAGAGGAAAAAGAGGTAATAAAAAGATATTTCACAGATATTCAATAGAAGTTCTGGGTTGCATAGAAGAACTCTCCGTCATATGTAACTCCTACACCGATTCGATCGATACCGGTGTTGACCAGGTTCTGATTATGTTCTGGGCTGTTTATCCATTCAATCATCATCACGTCAGCGACCTGTTGCGAATCGCTCGGGTCCACAAATCCTGAGTACCCTTTACCGATGATATTACCCTTCGCGATCTTAACGATATTCTCTGCAATACCGATTCTCACGCTTCCATCCGAGAGCCTCTTGGTGGTCTCGTACTTTGCCTCCTGTGCCCGTCCGGTCGGGTTCACTCCCTCCGGTGTTTCATGTGCAAAGTAGTTGCGGGCTGCCATGTCGGTGCTGTGGGACTGTGCAATTGCTGCGAGTTTTGGGTCATAGTTCAGGGCGGACAGGTCCCTGTACTCCCTGTATTTATTGGTCTTTTCTGTGATGTACCCGGCTACCTGATCGAGAAATGCCTGGGTAACCGGAGGATTCTGCGGTGTGATCGTGATCGGTGTTCCAAGAACTGCGGTATTCCCCTCTTCATCTGCCTCTAAAACCATGTGGGTGAAGTCAATGACCGCACCGAGGTAGTACTCACCCGGTGCGATATCATGGGGAATCAGATTTGTACTTGATCCTGGTTCTGACATTCCCGGGTATGCCTGATAGAAGATGACATCCCAGAGTTTCTGATCTGACGGGTCCACTTCAGGATCTTTGGAGAGATAAAAACCAAGACGGAAGGTTCCTGCACTCCCTTTTCCGATGTTGGAGACGGTGTAGTTGATAGTGAGCGGGTAGTCCGGTGTTATCTCAGTGGCTGATATACTATCAAGTGAGACGTCGAGATCAGGAAGATCTGACTGTGACGGTTCTACCGCACGTTTCACCTCGACAGGAGCAGCCGAGATGTACTCGTTGTTGCTCAGGTTCCGGTCAATCGTGACAGTCGAGATGGTTGCCATGAGATTGTATTCTCCAGGCGTGATTCCACCAGGAAGATCCACGGTGAATGGGACCCTGTCGCTGTAAAAAGCAGGGATCTCTTCGGCGGTCTTCTGATGTATCCATATTGGAATGGCACCGGTGGCATTCGGAACCAGGTAATAGTCAATCCTGACCTGGTCGGCTGCTGCAGGTCCCGGGTTCACCACACCAATTGCGGCAGAGAACGGAGATCCCATCTCTGCCTCCCGTGGGGTGATGCTGGCTATGATGGCAAGGTCTGCAGTGTTCAGCAGATCTGCATGGACAGCACCTGCTGAACTGTTCAGAATCGTCGAGTTATTAATTATCGGGGATTCTGCCATGCTGAACCCGACAAGGAACAGGAGCAGAAGGAAAGAACTTATGAGATGGAGAGATTTCATCGTGATCATCGGCTTCCAGTCCGGTACTGGTACGATATGAAGACCAGTAAGCCTTCTGGTCCCGTGCAGCATGATCGCTGGAGACCTGCCTGAGGTCCTCACCTGATGAAATCGTTGAGTGATGAGTTTGTGGTGCCTGGGAGTTCTGATCCGGTCAGGTGATTGATTGCGGCCGGTGTGGTCTCCCTCCCCTGGGGTGTACGCTTGAGAAATCCGATCCTGATCAGAAACGGCTCATACACATCCTCTATCGTTCTGGTCTCTTCGCCAACCGAGATGGCAATCGTCTTCAGTCCCACCGGTCCGCCCTGGAAGTCCCGTGCAATAACCTGAAGGATCCTGCGGTCAAGTTCGTCAAGCCCGAGCCGATCGATACCAAGTGATGTGAGTGCCAGATCTGCGATCTGATCATCGACCGATCCGTCTCCCCTGACGATGGCATAATCATAGACCCTTCTGAGAAGGCGGTTTGCTATCCTTGGGGTTCCACGGCTTCGCCTTGCTATCTCGTCAGCTCCTTCCGGTGTTATAGGGATCTTCAGGATAGAGGCACTCCGGGTCACGATCGTTGCGAGATCTACAGGATCATAGAGATCCAGCCTGAGGATGAGACCAAACCGGTCTCTGAATGGCGAACTGAGCAGGCCGATCCTGGTGGTTGCTCCAACGAGTGTGAACCGCTCAAGCGGCAGCCGTATTGAGCGGGCCGACGGTCCCTCCCCGATCATGACATCGATCGCATAATCCTCCATCGCGGGATAAAGGATCTCTTCGACGATCGGGCTCAACCGATGGATCTCGTCGATGAAGAGGAGATCCCTCTGTTTCAGGGGCGTAAGCATTGCAGCCAGGTCGCCCGGTCGCTCTATCACCGGGCCGGTCGTGGCCTCAATGGCAGAACTCATCTCCCGTGCAATGATATGGGCGAGGGTGGTCTTGCCAAGTCCAGGAGGACCTGAGAAGAGAACATGATCGAGTGGCTGCCCACGAAGCTTTGCAGACTCGATGGCGATTGCCAGATTCTCCTTCACCTGCTTCTGCCCGATGAACTCTTCGAGAAGCGACGGGCGGACCGTCTTCTCCTCCTTGTCCTCGTCCAGAATAGCCGGCTTAAGAACCTGCTCACTCATTCTTCTCCCCCTTGTCCTTCAGAATCCGGAGGGCTTCCCTGATGATCCCTGCAGCGGATCCGTCGTGTGCTGATGACTCGACCTTTCCGACGGTGGCAGCGGCCTCGCCCTGCCCGTATCCGAGTGCCATCAGCCCAAGAACAGCATCAGCAGAGGCGGTGCCTCCTCTTTCAGATCCCGGAGTTCCGATATCTGCTGCAAGGGCGGCTGCCTTCT
This window encodes:
- a CDS encoding CAP domain-containing protein translates to MLHGTRRLTGLHIVPVPDWKPMITMKSLHLISSFLLLLFLVGFSMAESPIINNSTILNSSAGAVHADLLNTADLAIIASITPREAEMGSPFSAAIGVVNPGPAAADQVRIDYYLVPNATGAIPIWIHQKTAEEIPAFYSDRVPFTVDLPGGITPGEYNLMATISTVTIDRNLSNNEYISAAPVEVKRAVEPSQSDLPDLDVSLDSISATEITPDYPLTINYTVSNIGKGSAGTFRLGFYLSKDPEVDPSDQKLWDVIFYQAYPGMSEPGSSTNLIPHDIAPGEYYLGAVIDFTHMVLEADEEGNTAVLGTPITITPQNPPVTQAFLDQVAGYITEKTNKYREYRDLSALNYDPKLAAIAQSHSTDMAARNYFAHETPEGVNPTGRAQEAKYETTKRLSDGSVRIGIAENIVKIAKGNIIGKGYSGFVDPSDSQQVADVMMIEWINSPEHNQNLVNTGIDRIGVGVTYDGEFFYATQNFY
- the ppdK gene encoding pyruvate, phosphate dikinase, with amino-acid sequence MSRKWVYDFTEGDGKNKKLLGGKGANLCEMTQIDLNVPPGFVITTEACLAFLADPERKLPEGVMDQVHSNLAAVEKKTGRTFGGREKPLLVSVRSGSAISMPGMMDTILNLGLNNQTLLGLINGTGNDRFGYDAYRRFIQLFGKVALNVPEEKFDAEFEAVKQKAGVRHDVDLAASDLSEICERFLKVVQLCTHKPFPTDPYEQLEIAIKAVFNSWMGKRAVDYRREFRITPEQANGTAVNVVAMVFGNMGNDSATGVGFTRDPGTGENVMFGEYLVNAQGEDVVAGIRTPKPVAAMAEELPKLFNELMELRRKLEAHYKEVQDFEYTIEKGTLYCLQTRNGKMNATALVRTSVEMEKAGLIDKRQALLRINPEMLNQLLFPRLDPKNTSKPVAKGLPASPGAAIGIAVFDADRAEKLGRTGERIILVREETKPEDIHGFFASQGILTSRGGKTSHAAVVARGMGKPCVSGAEGITVDIHLKVARVGDTEFCEGDLITIDGTTGLVYLGEVPMIEAEFSPELETVLSWADEAARLQVMANADTPEDSQRALKYGAMGIGLCRTERMFNGVERLPIMVEMIIAETKEDRTAALGKLLPIQREDFRQIFEVMAPRPVTIRLLDPPIHEFLPTERQLVDEIKELRNLRETIKGMQVLSDAARFMNFPELKSKVQGFVDPELVDAVVAKKETMLKKVRALHEVNPMLGHRGVRLGLTFPEIYEMQIRAVLEAAAECQKAGTEVHPEIMVPQVCTAQELKRVKEWVVMIQKSVEEAYGLTLKFKFGSMLEVVRACMRADNLAEEAEFFSFGTNDLTQATFSFSREDAENKFLPMYNMSNILQDNPFEVLDVKGVGRLMEQAVKWGRQVRTDMKVGICGEHGGHPASIIFCHKIGLSYVSCSGPRVPIARLAAAHAALLDKA
- the ruvB gene encoding Holliday junction branch migration DNA helicase RuvB, whose product is MSEQVLKPAILDEDKEEKTVRPSLLEEFIGQKQVKENLAIAIESAKLRGQPLDHVLFSGPPGLGKTTLAHIIAREMSSAIEATTGPVIERPGDLAAMLTPLKQRDLLFIDEIHRLSPIVEEILYPAMEDYAIDVMIGEGPSARSIRLPLERFTLVGATTRIGLLSSPFRDRFGLILRLDLYDPVDLATIVTRSASILKIPITPEGADEIARRSRGTPRIANRLLRRVYDYAIVRGDGSVDDQIADLALTSLGIDRLGLDELDRRILQVIARDFQGGPVGLKTIAISVGEETRTIEDVYEPFLIRIGFLKRTPQGRETTPAAINHLTGSELPGTTNSSLNDFIR